The genomic interval AATTGCAGCTGGCGGATGCGTTCGTCGGCGGACACATGGTCGAGATGGACGGAGTAGACGCGGATCGCTCCACCGGGGGCGGCGATCAGCGCCTCGGTTGCGCCGCGCTGCAGGTTGATCTTGCCGATCGTCCGGCTGCGCGGCAAAAGCAGCGTCCGGGTCGAGATAATAGGCCAGCGCGACAGCACCATATTGCCGAATTGAAAGCGCGTGCCGCGCGCCGGCTGGAACCCGCCTTCATCGGCCTCGGCATGCATGTCGCAAGCCGGCCCATACACCCAGAAATGGTCGGGAAAGAAGGCTGCAATCTCCGCCACCATGTCGGCAAAACCATTGCGCCGGAAGCCTCGGGTCACCTCCTGCAGTGCGATGACATCGGCGCCGTCGAGGCTTCGGGCAATCCGCGCCAGATCGTATCTGCCGTCGAGACCGAAGCCGTACTGTATGTTATAGCTCACAAAATTCACGATAATCTTTGACCTCCGTCGGAACCGCCTATATCGAATGGGCCGAGACGGGCCGTCCAACTGCCACCGGATACTGGAAGTAAAATGAAATTTCTCGACGAAGCAAAGGTCTATATCAAGTCCGGAGATGGCGGCGCGGGCAGCGTTTCCTTCCGGCGCGAGAAATTCATCGAGTTCGGCGGCCCCGATGGCGGTGACGGCGGACGCGGCGGCGATGTCTGGGTCGAAACCGTCAACGGTCTCAATACGCTGATCGATTTCCGCTACCAGCAGCATTTCAAGGCGACGATCGGCACCCACGGCATGGGCAGGAACCGCACCGGCGCCAACGGCAGCGATGTGACGCTCAAGGTTCCTGTCGGCACCCAGATCTTCGAGGAAGATCGGGAAACGCTGATTTGCGATCTCACCGTCGAAGGCCAGCGTTACTGCCTCGCCCGTGGCGGCAATGGCGGCTTCGGCAATGCCCATTTCAAGACCTCGACCAATCAGGCGCCGGATTGGGCCAACCCCGGCCTGCCCGGCGAGGAAAAAACCATCTGGCTGCGGCTGAAGCTGATTGCCGATGCCGGCCTCGTCGGCCTGCCCAATGCCGGCAAATCGACCTTCCTTGCATCGGTCACCCGCGCCCGGCCGAAGATCGCCAACTACCCCTTCACCACGTTGCATCCCAATCTCGGCGTTGCCACGGTTGACGAGCGCGAATTCATCCTGGCCGACATTCCGGGCCTGATCGAAGGCGCCCACGAAGGGGTCGGTATCGGCGACCGTTTCCTCGGCCATGTTGAGCGCACCCGCGTGCTGCTCCATCTCGTTTCCGCCCAGGAGGAAAAGGTTGGCAAGGCGTATAAGACGGTCAAGCACGAGCTGGAAGCCTATGGCAACGACCTGACCGACAAGCCAGAAATCGTGGCGCTGTCGCAGATCGACGTGCTCGACGAGGCCGAACTCAAGAAGAAGACGAAGGAACTGGCCAAGGCCTGCGGCAAGACGCCGTTCCAGATCTCGGCTGTGACCGGCAAGGGCATGACCGAGGTCCTGCGCGCGCTGCGCGACGTTATCGTCGAGGAGAATGCCGAGGAAAAGCCGGCCAAGGCGCCGAAGCTCAGACATCGCGACATGCTCGCCGCCGACGGCGCAAAGGGCGAGGACGAGGCCGATGACCAGCCGTAAGCCGCTCGGCCGTTACCGCCGCATCGTTATCAAGATCGGTTCCGCCCTGCTGGTCGACCGCAAGGCCGGGCTGAGGAAGGCCTGGCTCGACGCCATGTGCTCCGATATATCAGGCCTGAAGGCCAAGGGCATCGACGTGCTCGTCGTCTCCTCGGGCGCGATCGCGCTCGGTCGCTCGGTGCTCGACCTGCCGTCAGGCGCGCTGAAGCTCGAGGAAAGCCAGGCCGCCGCCGCCGTCGGCCAGATCGCCTTGGCGCGCGCCTGGTCGGAAAGCTTGTCGCGCGACGAGATCGTCGCCGGCCAGATCCTGCTGACGCTTGGGGATACCGAGGAACGCCGCCGCTATCTCAATGCGCGCGCCACCATCAATCAGCTTCTGAAAATCGGCGCCGTGCCGATTATCAACGAGAACGATACGGTCGCGACCAGCGAAATCCGCTATGGCGACAACGACCGCCTCGCCGCCCGCGTCGCAACGATGACCGGCGCGGACCTGCTCATCCTTCTCTCCGATATCGACGGGCTCTATACCGCGCCGCCGCATCTCGACCCGAATGCGGCCTTCCTGGAGACGATTGCCGCAATCACCCCCGAAATCGAGGCGATGGCCGGAGGGGCGGCTTCCGAGCTGTCGCGCGGCGGCATGCGCACCAAGATCGACGCCGGCAAGATCGCCACGACATCGGGCTGCGCCATGATCATCGCCTCCGGCAAGACCGAAAGCCCTCTGTCGGCGATCGAAAACGGCGCGCGCTCCTCCTGGTTCGCCCCTTCGGGCACGCCCGTCACCGCTCGCAAGACCTGGATTGCCGGGCAGCTGCAGCCGGCCGGCGAATTGCATGTCGATGACGGTGCCGTGGCGGCACTCGGCGCCGGCAAGAGCCTGCTTCCCGCCGGCGTTCGCAAGGTTTCCGGGCTCTTCAGCCGCGGCGACACTGTGGCGATCATCGGCCCGGAAGGCCGCGAGATCGCACGCGGTCTTGCGAGCTACGATGCCGAGGATGCCCGCCGCATCGCCGGCCGCAAATCGGCGGAGATCGAGGCCATTCTCGGTTATGCCGGGCGCGCCGCCATGGTCCATCGCGACGACATGGTGATGACCGCCCAGTTCAGACCGAAATCGGAAAGGCAGAAGAAGGACGCGAGCTATGCTTGAGACCGTTGCGGCAAGCCCTGATATTGACGTGCTGATGAACGACATCGGCCGCAAGGCGAAGGCTGCCGCGCGACCGCTGGGTTTTGCCTCTACCGAGGCGAAGAACAAAGCCTTGCATGCCATGGCCGATGCAATCCTGGCGAACAAGGCGGATATTCTTGCGGAAAACGCCAAAGATCTCAAAGATATAGAAGGCAGCGAAACGCTCGCCTCCTTCGTTGATCGGCTGACGCTGAATGACAAGCGCATTGCCGAAATGGCCGAGGGAATCCGCGCCATTGCCGCCCTTGCCGATCCGGTCGGCGAAATCATCGCTGCCTGGGACCGGCCGAACGGCCTGAAGATCGAGCGGGTCCGCACGCCGCTCGGCGTCATCGGCGTCATCTTCGAAAGCCGGCCGAACGTCACGGCCGATGCCGGCGCGCTCTGCCTCAAGGCGGGCAATGCGGTCATCCTGCGCTGCGGCTCGGATTCGCGCCGTTCATCGCAAGCTATTCATGCCTGCATGGTTCAGGGCCTGAAGGTCGCCAGGCTTCCAGAGCATGCTATCCAACTCGTTCCGGTGACCGACCGGGCTGCCGTCGGCGCCATGCTGCGCGGCCTCGACGGCGCGATCGACGTCATCGTTCCGCGCGGCGGCAAAAGCCTGGTTGCCCGCGTGCAGACCGAGGCCCGGGTGCCGGTCTTTGCCCATCTCGAAGGCCTTTGCCATATCTATGTCGATGCCTCGGCCGATATCGAAATGGCGAAGCAGATCGTCGTCAACGCCAAGATGCGCCGTACCGGCATCTGCGGCGCGGCCGAAACGCTGCTCGTCGACAGTGCGGCGATCGGCACGCATCTGAAGCCGCTGCTCGAGGTTCTGACGGAGGCCGGCTGCGAGATCCGCGCGTCGGCAGACGTGCTGAAGATCGCGCCCGGCCTGAAACCGGCGACTGAGGAGGACTGGTCCACCGAATATCTCGACGCGATCATCTCGGTCGCCGTCGTCGACGGCATATCGGGCGCCATTGGCCATATCCAGAAATATTCGTCAAACCACACCGAGGCCGTCATCGCCGAAGACGCGCAAGTCGTCGAGCGCTTCTTCACCGAGGTTGATTCGGCGATTCTGCTGCATAACGCCTCGACGCAATTTGCCGATGGCGGCGAGTTCGGCATGGGCGCGGAGATCGGCATTGCCACCGGCAAGATGCATGCCCGCGGCCCGGTCGGCGTCGAGCAGCTCACCTCCTTCAAATACCGGGTGCGCGGTGCCGGACAAACCCGACCTTGACGTGACGACGGAAAACCTGGACCGACGCTATCTCCGCATGCCGCACGCCGAGCGCGGCATGATCGTCGGCCTGTTCGGCGGCTCGTTCAATCCGCCGCATCAGGGCCACGCGCTCGTCGCCGAGATCGCCATCAAGCGGCTCGGCCTCGACCAGCTCTGGTGGATGGTGACCCCGGGCAATCCGCTGAAAAGCCGCAATTTTCTCGCTCCGCTTGCCGAGCGCATAGCCGAGAGCGAACGGATCGCCGCCGATCCGCGCATCAAGGTCACCGCCTTCGAACAGGCGCTCGGCGTCAGCTACACCGCCAATACGCTCGCCAGGGTCAAAGCCCGCAATCCGCATGTGCATTTCATCTGGATCATGGGCGCCGACAGCCTGCAGACCTTTCACAAATGGCAGAAATGGCAGGAGATCGCCCGCACCTTCCCGATCGCGGTGATCGACCGGCCGGGCGCCACACTCTCATTCCTCTCCTCGAAATTGACGAGAACCTTCGACTTCGCCCGCATCGACGAAGACGACGCCCGCGTTCTCTGGAAGAAGCCGGCCCCGGCCTGGACTTTCATCCACGGGCCGCGCTCCGGCCTGAGTTCGACGGCCATCCGCAACGCCTCGCGGCCGGGCAGCGCCGATAGCTGACTTTTGAGGAAATCCCAGAAACGAGAAAGCCCGACGGGGGAGGATCCGTCGGGCTTATAAACTCGATCGACAACTGGGAGGAGGAGTGTTGCCGATCCTGTCGAACGGCTTTGGGAGGAGGAGAAAGCCGTTTCGATGAGGACGTTTTATCACATTCCGCAGGAAGGTGAATATCGTTTTGTGCATCGCAGCAATGCGTTGAATGCATCTCTGTTCAGGAGCAAGCTTCCGGCAATGCTGTTTTTATTGGCACAAATCAATCGGCTTGGTTCTGCCGACGGATGTTCTTACGATTTGGCGGGGTCCCGCTCGGATATTTCCTGCCGTCAATCTCACATTGCGTTCCAAGCCATGCGCTCCAGGAACGGTGAGTTAGTCAGTCGGCCCGACCTCGTGGTTATATTTTTCTGGATACATCCCCCTAGCCAAGCCCTGCTCATCGTTATATTCGTCGGAATATTTCGAGGGGAGCAAATCATGCAGAACCGCCGCCAATGGATCAAATTCGCGACCGCCGCGATCACGGCCCTCTGGCTTGGCACGACAGCGCTGCCAACGCCGGCCGCCGCAGCGGAAAAGCTCACCGTCTTTGCGGCGGCGAGCCTCAAGGATGCGCTCGATGCCGCCAATGCCGCCTGGGCTAAGGAAAGCGGCAAGCAAACCGTCGCCTCCTATGCGGCGAGCGGGGCGCTTGCCAAACAGATCGAAAACGCAGCACCCGCCGATATCTTCATCTCGGCCGACAGCGACTGGATGGATTACGTTGCCAAGAAGAACCTGATCAAGGCGGACACTCGTTCGGACCTGCTTGGAAACCGCATCGTGCTCGTTGCCGAAAGGGATAAGGCCAAGCCTGTCGAGATCGAGCCGGGTTTCGACCTCGCCGGTTTGCTTGGCGACCGCAGGCTTGCCATGGGTGAACCGAAATCGGTTCCGGCCGGCAAATACGGCATGGCGGCGCTCGAAAAGCTCGGCGTCTGGACATCGGTCGAATCGAAGGTAGCCGGCGCCGAAAGCGTGCGCGCCGCCCTCGCCTTCGTCTCGCGCGGCGAAGCGCCCTATGGCATCGTCTACCAGACGGATGCGGCGGCTGATAAGGGTGTTGCCGTAGTCGGCACTTTTCCCGCCGATTCCCATCCGCCGATCATCTATCCGATCGCGATCCTGGCTTCGAGCAAGAACCCGGATGCGAGCGCCTATCTCGACTTCCTGAAATCCGACAAGGCAGCCGCCTTCTTCACGGCGCAGGGCTTCACGATTCTGAAATAGTCGGCCCGTTAGTGTTTTGTCATGCTCGGGCTTGTGAGTCCTAAGCATCGACACAGATCGATTGCTCGGGGGTCCGTGGGATCGCCCTCACCCTCGCGGGGCGAGGGGACATGTCAAACGCCGCGCTGAGATTGAGGAAGACGGTGCGGCATATCCCTTCGCCCCGTTTACGCGGGTCCGAAGGACGGGTCGAGACACGTGGCTCGACCCGGTCGGTGCCGGCCAGGCGGATGAGGGGCAGGCATCGGGTGACGCCGGATTTCCAGGGAGACCGCGCATTTGGACATATTCGGCTTGAGCGATGAGGAATGGACGGCGATCCTGCTCAGCTTGCGCGTCTCGATTGTCGCCATGCTGGCGAGCCTGCCCCTCGGCATCCTCGTTGCCCTGCTGCTCGCCCGCGGCCGTTTCTGGGGCAAATCGGTGTTGAACGGCCTCGTTCACCTGCCGCTGATTCTGCCCCCCGTCGTCACCGGCTTCCTTCTTCTCATCCTCTTCGGCCGCCGTGGCCCGATCGGCAGCCTGCTCGACCAGCATTTCGGCATCGTCTTCTCCTTCCGCTGGACGGGCGCAGCACTCGCCTGCGCCGTCATGGCGTTTCCCTTGATGGTGCGCAGCATCCGCCTGTCGATCGAGGCAGTCGACCGCAAGCTGGAAGAGGCGGCCGGAACCCTCGGTGCCGGTCCTGTCTTGGTTTTCCTGACAGTCACCCTGCCGCTGACGCTGCCCGGCATCATCGCCGGCATGATCCTTTCCTTCGCCAAGGCAATGGGCGAATTCGGCGCGACAATCACCTTCGTCTCCAACATTCCCGGCGAGACCCAGACGCTGCCCGCCGCGATCTATACCTTCACCCAGGTGCCGGGCGGCGATGCCGGCGCGCTGCGGCTGACGCTGGTCGCCATCGTCATTTCCATGGCCGCCCTGCTTGCCTCAGAGTTCCTTGCACGTCTCGCAGGCCGGAGGATCGATCCGGAATGACGCTGATCGTCGAGGCAAAACAGAGGCTCGGCGCGTTTTCGCTCGATGCCGCCTTCACCTCCGAGCGCGGGGTCACCGCGCTGTTCGGCCGTTCGGGCTCCGGCAAGACCTCGATGATCCGCATCATCGCCGGCCTTGCACGGCCTGATGAAGGACGCGTTGTGCTTGACGGCGAGTCCTTGACCGACACGGCCAGGGGCATCTTCGTTCCGAAACACCGCCGGCGTTTCGGCTACGTCTTCCAGGAGGCGCGGTTGTTTCCGCATTTGAGCGTCCGCGCCAATCTTTCCTATGGCCGCTGGTTCGCGCCGAAGACGGCACACGGTGATAGCTTCGACCGTATCGTCGATCTTCTTGGCATCGAGACACTGCTCGCGCGCAGCCCCTCGACTCTTTCCGGCGGCGAGAAACAGCGCGTCGCGATCGGCCGCGCCCTTCTCTCCTCGCCCCGGCTGCTGCTGATGGACGAACCGCTCGCTGCCCTGGACGAAGCGCGCAAGGCCGAAATCCTGCCCTATCTCGAGCGGTTGCGCGATGAGACCCAAATCCCGATCGTCTATGTCAGCCATGCGATCGCCGAGGTGGCGCGGCTGGCAAACCAGGTCGTCGTCATGCACGACGGCAAGGTGGAGGCGACGGGTCCCGCCATCGACATATTGAGCCGTCCCTCTGCGGCCTCTGACCGGAAAGAGGCGGGCGCGCTGCTGGAAGGCACCGTCGAAAGCTACGATGCGCGCCATCGCCTGTCGATTGTCGCCCTGAAATCCAGCCGGCTGCATATTCCCAGCACCGTCCTGGCACCCGGCAGACCTGTCCGCATCCGCATTCCGTCCCGCGACGTCATGCTGGCGACCGCAAGGCCCGAGGGCCTGAGCGCACTGAATATTCTTGAAGGCAGAATCGCAGGCATGTCGCCGGACGAAGACGGAACGGTCGAAATCCGCCTCGATTGCGGCGGCGATGCCGTTCTCGCGCGCATCACCGCGCTCTCCTGCGAGCGCCTCGATCTTCAGCCTGGCAAAATCGTCTTCGCCATCATCAAGACGGTCGCCCTGGAAGCCTGATCAACTGCGCTCGCCCGGCTGCAGGTTGCGCTTGCCTTCGAGCCAGGCGAGATCCTCGGCAAGGCTCTCCCGCATCGTTTTTTCCATCCGGCGGAAGCGCTCGAGCAGTTCCTCGCCGAATGGCGTCAGCGCCGCGCCGCCGCCCTTTTGCCCGCCGCGCTGCGATTCCACCACCTGTTCTGAGAACATCCGGTTCATCTCGCTGACGAGCAGCCATGCCCGCCGATAAGACATGTCCATCGCCCGCCCCGCCGCCGAAATCGACCCGGTCTCGCGGATATGCTCCAGCAGCTCCATCTTGCCGTGGCCGAGGCGATCCTCCTGCGGAAAGGTGATTCGCAGGATGGGAATGATTAAATTTGCAGCCGAATCGGTCATCGAAGCCAGAGAGCGTGAAATTTGCCGCACTTTACGCTGCGGCATGGAAACTGTACACCGCCCGGAAGAAGCGGCTCTGGCGGCAATATTCGTCAATTCTAACGCAAGATCGGATTTTCGCTTGTTCCGTACGTTAGCGCGTCTTGAAACATTAATGGTTTGATGCCTATCTTAACCATGATCCGGTCATCATCGGATCTCGTGTTGTGCATGGTTTGTCATTCCAGGAAAGGGAAAAAACTGACAACAGTACACGCCAAGGGAAAAACGCTCGCCGTTGTCCCGAAGAGTGCGGAACGTGGCGCCGATGCCGCTGCCCGCGCCTTAGAAGCCGTCCTCGCCAGCCTCGAGGACTCCAAAGCTGAAGATATCGTCACTATCGACATTGCCGGAAAATCGGCGCTTGGAGACTACATGATCGTCGTCTCCGGCCGTTCCAACAGGCACGTCCTGGCGATCTCGGATCACCTGCTTACCGATCTCAAGGACGAGGGCCTCGGTACGGCCCGCGTCGAAGGTCAGGAAGGCGGCGACTGGATCCTGATCGACACCGGGGACATTATCGTGCATGTGTTCCGTCCCGAAATCCGCGAGTTCTACAACATCGAAAAGATGTGGGCGGCTCCGGATATGGACGAAGAGACACGGCACTGACAGGCGAACCGGCATCGTCCGGCGCCTGAGACGCGGCATGTAACTGGCCGGGAATACGAGAAGCCGGCCGTGGTGT from Rhizobium lentis carries:
- a CDS encoding endonuclease/exonuclease/phosphatase family protein is translated as MNFVSYNIQYGFGLDGRYDLARIARSLDGADVIALQEVTRGFRRNGFADMVAEIAAFFPDHFWVYGPACDMHAEADEGGFQPARGTRFQFGNMVLSRWPIISTRTLLLPRSRTIGKINLQRGATEALIAAPGGAIRVYSVHLDHVSADERIRQLQFLNAHINAFIQEGGSLTGGGELDLPEPPLPEDYIIMGDFNMEPESPEYCALAGAGGGYYGRVARIGTPIDTFAALKAYGPESYSWMDPEDHGKRMHLDYCFVSCGLEGRLKSARIDTQSVGSDHFPLWVEIED
- the obgE gene encoding GTPase ObgE — protein: MKFLDEAKVYIKSGDGGAGSVSFRREKFIEFGGPDGGDGGRGGDVWVETVNGLNTLIDFRYQQHFKATIGTHGMGRNRTGANGSDVTLKVPVGTQIFEEDRETLICDLTVEGQRYCLARGGNGGFGNAHFKTSTNQAPDWANPGLPGEEKTIWLRLKLIADAGLVGLPNAGKSTFLASVTRARPKIANYPFTTLHPNLGVATVDEREFILADIPGLIEGAHEGVGIGDRFLGHVERTRVLLHLVSAQEEKVGKAYKTVKHELEAYGNDLTDKPEIVALSQIDVLDEAELKKKTKELAKACGKTPFQISAVTGKGMTEVLRALRDVIVEENAEEKPAKAPKLRHRDMLAADGAKGEDEADDQP
- the proB gene encoding glutamate 5-kinase; translated protein: MTSRKPLGRYRRIVIKIGSALLVDRKAGLRKAWLDAMCSDISGLKAKGIDVLVVSSGAIALGRSVLDLPSGALKLEESQAAAAVGQIALARAWSESLSRDEIVAGQILLTLGDTEERRRYLNARATINQLLKIGAVPIINENDTVATSEIRYGDNDRLAARVATMTGADLLILLSDIDGLYTAPPHLDPNAAFLETIAAITPEIEAMAGGAASELSRGGMRTKIDAGKIATTSGCAMIIASGKTESPLSAIENGARSSWFAPSGTPVTARKTWIAGQLQPAGELHVDDGAVAALGAGKSLLPAGVRKVSGLFSRGDTVAIIGPEGREIARGLASYDAEDARRIAGRKSAEIEAILGYAGRAAMVHRDDMVMTAQFRPKSERQKKDASYA
- a CDS encoding glutamate-5-semialdehyde dehydrogenase codes for the protein MLETVAASPDIDVLMNDIGRKAKAAARPLGFASTEAKNKALHAMADAILANKADILAENAKDLKDIEGSETLASFVDRLTLNDKRIAEMAEGIRAIAALADPVGEIIAAWDRPNGLKIERVRTPLGVIGVIFESRPNVTADAGALCLKAGNAVILRCGSDSRRSSQAIHACMVQGLKVARLPEHAIQLVPVTDRAAVGAMLRGLDGAIDVIVPRGGKSLVARVQTEARVPVFAHLEGLCHIYVDASADIEMAKQIVVNAKMRRTGICGAAETLLVDSAAIGTHLKPLLEVLTEAGCEIRASADVLKIAPGLKPATEEDWSTEYLDAIISVAVVDGISGAIGHIQKYSSNHTEAVIAEDAQVVERFFTEVDSAILLHNASTQFADGGEFGMGAEIGIATGKMHARGPVGVEQLTSFKYRVRGAGQTRP
- a CDS encoding nicotinate-nucleotide adenylyltransferase codes for the protein MPHAERGMIVGLFGGSFNPPHQGHALVAEIAIKRLGLDQLWWMVTPGNPLKSRNFLAPLAERIAESERIAADPRIKVTAFEQALGVSYTANTLARVKARNPHVHFIWIMGADSLQTFHKWQKWQEIARTFPIAVIDRPGATLSFLSSKLTRTFDFARIDEDDARVLWKKPAPAWTFIHGPRSGLSSTAIRNASRPGSADS
- the modA gene encoding molybdate ABC transporter substrate-binding protein, translating into MQNRRQWIKFATAAITALWLGTTALPTPAAAAEKLTVFAAASLKDALDAANAAWAKESGKQTVASYAASGALAKQIENAAPADIFISADSDWMDYVAKKNLIKADTRSDLLGNRIVLVAERDKAKPVEIEPGFDLAGLLGDRRLAMGEPKSVPAGKYGMAALEKLGVWTSVESKVAGAESVRAALAFVSRGEAPYGIVYQTDAAADKGVAVVGTFPADSHPPIIYPIAILASSKNPDASAYLDFLKSDKAAAFFTAQGFTILK
- the modB gene encoding molybdate ABC transporter permease subunit, translating into MDIFGLSDEEWTAILLSLRVSIVAMLASLPLGILVALLLARGRFWGKSVLNGLVHLPLILPPVVTGFLLLILFGRRGPIGSLLDQHFGIVFSFRWTGAALACAVMAFPLMVRSIRLSIEAVDRKLEEAAGTLGAGPVLVFLTVTLPLTLPGIIAGMILSFAKAMGEFGATITFVSNIPGETQTLPAAIYTFTQVPGGDAGALRLTLVAIVISMAALLASEFLARLAGRRIDPE
- the modC gene encoding molybdenum ABC transporter ATP-binding protein, producing MTLIVEAKQRLGAFSLDAAFTSERGVTALFGRSGSGKTSMIRIIAGLARPDEGRVVLDGESLTDTARGIFVPKHRRRFGYVFQEARLFPHLSVRANLSYGRWFAPKTAHGDSFDRIVDLLGIETLLARSPSTLSGGEKQRVAIGRALLSSPRLLLMDEPLAALDEARKAEILPYLERLRDETQIPIVYVSHAIAEVARLANQVVVMHDGKVEATGPAIDILSRPSAASDRKEAGALLEGTVESYDARHRLSIVALKSSRLHIPSTVLAPGRPVRIRIPSRDVMLATARPEGLSALNILEGRIAGMSPDEDGTVEIRLDCGGDAVLARITALSCERLDLQPGKIVFAIIKTVALEA
- a CDS encoding winged helix-turn-helix domain-containing protein produces the protein MTDSAANLIIPILRITFPQEDRLGHGKMELLEHIRETGSISAAGRAMDMSYRRAWLLVSEMNRMFSEQVVESQRGGQKGGGAALTPFGEELLERFRRMEKTMRESLAEDLAWLEGKRNLQPGERS
- the rsfS gene encoding ribosome silencing factor codes for the protein MVCHSRKGKKLTTVHAKGKTLAVVPKSAERGADAAARALEAVLASLEDSKAEDIVTIDIAGKSALGDYMIVVSGRSNRHVLAISDHLLTDLKDEGLGTARVEGQEGGDWILIDTGDIIVHVFRPEIREFYNIEKMWAAPDMDEETRH